One region of Eriocheir sinensis breed Jianghai 21 unplaced genomic scaffold, ASM2467909v1 Scaffold177, whole genome shotgun sequence genomic DNA includes:
- the LOC126990569 gene encoding microfibril-associated glycoprotein 4-like isoform X2, whose amino-acid sequence MTLLMLLSVAVMAVVVAAVEPASTPAPAAEGDTSNVLLGKSVVSSLLVATGFSEACVAEALDSCAPVSVQRPTPPNPLVQEARELLQEVRQVVRQYDNRPRHCKDLLDGGDSGKGLRHVYPFPGQPQRHASVYCDQTTDGGGWTVFQRRTNLTVREDFKRTWREYDLGFGHLEGEFWLGLDLLHGLTSTALQELRIDMADWDDVKRYSGDAGDSLVLSSGRSFSTHDADNDSWPGNCAAVYGGPWWHRDCSYARLNGLPQKGEHVGHTGILWQTWRGNSYSLRQTVMMTRPAF is encoded by the exons ATGACACTTCTGATGTTGCTGAGCGTCGCGGTCATGGCCGTGGTCGTGGCCGCGGTGGAGCCAGCCAGCACTCCCGCCCCTGCTGCAGAAGGCGACACGAGCAACGTGCTCCTCGGTAAGTCCGTAGTGTCCAGTCTCCTCGTCGCCACGGGCTTCAGCGAGGCGTGTGTGGCCGAAGCCCTGGACAGCTGCGCACCCGTCTCCGTGCAGCGCCCAACGCCGCCGAACCCGCTGGTGCAG GAGGCGAGAGAGCTGCTGCAGGAGGTGCGTCAAGTCGTGCGTCAATACGACAACCGACCGCGTCACTGCAAGGACCTGCTGGACGGCGGGGATAGTGGCAAGGGCCTTCGCCACGTGTACCCCTTCCCTGGGCAGCCCCAGCGCCACGCGTCAGTGTACTGCGACCAAACGACTGACGGAGGGGGCTGGACGGTGTTCCAGAGACGCACAAATCTCACCGTCCGGGAAGATTTTAAACGGACCTGGCGAGAATACGACTTGGGTTTCGGCCATCTCGAGGGCGAGTTCTGGCTGGGCCTGGACCTGCTGCACGGACTGACATCGACGGCCCTTCAGGAACTGCGCATCGACATGGCGGATTGGGACGACGTAAAACG GTACAGCGGTGACGCAGGGGACTCTTTAGTCCTTAGTTCTGGCCGCAGCTTTTCCACTCATGATGCTGATAACGACTCATGGCCAGGGAACTGTGCTGCGGT CTATGGTGGTCCGTGGTGGCACCGTGATTGTAGCTACGCCAGGCTGAACGGCTTGCCGCAAAAGGGGGAACACGTGGGACACACCGGCATCCTGTGGCAGACATGGCGAGGGAACAGCTACTCCTTGCGGCAGACCGTCATGATGACCCGACCAGCCTTCTGA
- the LOC126990569 gene encoding ryncolin-2-like isoform X3: MTLLMLLSVAVMAVVVAAVEPASTPAPAAEGDTSNVLLGKSVVSSLLVATGFSEACVAEALDSCAPVSVQRPTPPNPLVQEARELLQEVRQVVRQYDNRPRHCKDLLDGGDSGKGLRHVYPFPGQPQRHASVYCDQTTDGGGWTVFQRRTNLTVREDFKRTWREYDLGFGHLEGEFWLGLDLLHGLTSTALQELRIDMADWDDVKRYAKYGFFYVGSTSTKYRLTVDSYGGPWWHRDCSYARLNGLPQKGEHVGHTGILWQTWRGNSYSLRQTVMMTRPAF; this comes from the exons ATGACACTTCTGATGTTGCTGAGCGTCGCGGTCATGGCCGTGGTCGTGGCCGCGGTGGAGCCAGCCAGCACTCCCGCCCCTGCTGCAGAAGGCGACACGAGCAACGTGCTCCTCGGTAAGTCCGTAGTGTCCAGTCTCCTCGTCGCCACGGGCTTCAGCGAGGCGTGTGTGGCCGAAGCCCTGGACAGCTGCGCACCCGTCTCCGTGCAGCGCCCAACGCCGCCGAACCCGCTGGTGCAG GAGGCGAGAGAGCTGCTGCAGGAGGTGCGTCAAGTCGTGCGTCAATACGACAACCGACCGCGTCACTGCAAGGACCTGCTGGACGGCGGGGATAGTGGCAAGGGCCTTCGCCACGTGTACCCCTTCCCTGGGCAGCCCCAGCGCCACGCGTCAGTGTACTGCGACCAAACGACTGACGGAGGGGGCTGGACGGTGTTCCAGAGACGCACAAATCTCACCGTCCGGGAAGATTTTAAACGGACCTGGCGAGAATACGACTTGGGTTTCGGCCATCTCGAGGGCGAGTTCTGGCTGGGCCTGGACCTGCTGCACGGACTGACATCGACGGCCCTTCAGGAACTGCGCATCGACATGGCGGATTGGGACGACGTAAAACGGTACGCAAAGTACGGCTTCTTCTACGTCGGCTCTACAAGCACCAAGTACCGCCTCACTGTTGACAG CTATGGTGGTCCGTGGTGGCACCGTGATTGTAGCTACGCCAGGCTGAACGGCTTGCCGCAAAAGGGGGAACACGTGGGACACACCGGCATCCTGTGGCAGACATGGCGAGGGAACAGCTACTCCTTGCGGCAGACCGTCATGATGACCCGACCAGCCTTCTGA
- the LOC126990569 gene encoding ryncolin-2-like isoform X1 produces the protein MTLLMLLSVAVMAVVVAAVEPASTPAPAAEGDTSNVLLGKSVVSSLLVATGFSEACVAEALDSCAPVSVQRPTPPNPLVQEARELLQEVRQVVRQYDNRPRHCKDLLDGGDSGKGLRHVYPFPGQPQRHASVYCDQTTDGGGWTVFQRRTNLTVREDFKRTWREYDLGFGHLEGEFWLGLDLLHGLTSTALQELRIDMADWDDVKRYAKYGFFYVGSTSTKYRLTVDRYSGDAGDSLVLSSGRSFSTHDADNDSWPGNCAAVYGGPWWHRDCSYARLNGLPQKGEHVGHTGILWQTWRGNSYSLRQTVMMTRPAF, from the exons ATGACACTTCTGATGTTGCTGAGCGTCGCGGTCATGGCCGTGGTCGTGGCCGCGGTGGAGCCAGCCAGCACTCCCGCCCCTGCTGCAGAAGGCGACACGAGCAACGTGCTCCTCGGTAAGTCCGTAGTGTCCAGTCTCCTCGTCGCCACGGGCTTCAGCGAGGCGTGTGTGGCCGAAGCCCTGGACAGCTGCGCACCCGTCTCCGTGCAGCGCCCAACGCCGCCGAACCCGCTGGTGCAG GAGGCGAGAGAGCTGCTGCAGGAGGTGCGTCAAGTCGTGCGTCAATACGACAACCGACCGCGTCACTGCAAGGACCTGCTGGACGGCGGGGATAGTGGCAAGGGCCTTCGCCACGTGTACCCCTTCCCTGGGCAGCCCCAGCGCCACGCGTCAGTGTACTGCGACCAAACGACTGACGGAGGGGGCTGGACGGTGTTCCAGAGACGCACAAATCTCACCGTCCGGGAAGATTTTAAACGGACCTGGCGAGAATACGACTTGGGTTTCGGCCATCTCGAGGGCGAGTTCTGGCTGGGCCTGGACCTGCTGCACGGACTGACATCGACGGCCCTTCAGGAACTGCGCATCGACATGGCGGATTGGGACGACGTAAAACGGTACGCAAAGTACGGCTTCTTCTACGTCGGCTCTACAAGCACCAAGTACCGCCTCACTGTTGACAG GTACAGCGGTGACGCAGGGGACTCTTTAGTCCTTAGTTCTGGCCGCAGCTTTTCCACTCATGATGCTGATAACGACTCATGGCCAGGGAACTGTGCTGCGGT CTATGGTGGTCCGTGGTGGCACCGTGATTGTAGCTACGCCAGGCTGAACGGCTTGCCGCAAAAGGGGGAACACGTGGGACACACCGGCATCCTGTGGCAGACATGGCGAGGGAACAGCTACTCCTTGCGGCAGACCGTCATGATGACCCGACCAGCCTTCTGA